One window of Pelobates fuscus isolate aPelFus1 chromosome 9, aPelFus1.pri, whole genome shotgun sequence genomic DNA carries:
- the HCFC1 gene encoding host cell factor 1 isoform X1 yields MASSPAVSGSAALQPRWKRVVGWSGPVPRPRHGHRAVAIKELIVVFGGGNEGIVDELHVYNTATNQWFIPAVRGDIPPGCAAYGFVCDGTRLLVFGGMVEYGKYSNDLYELQASRWEWKRLKAKAPKNGPPPCPRLGHSFSLVGSKCYLFGGLANDSEDPKNNIPRYLNDLYILELRPGTGVVAWDIPITYGILPPPRESHTAVVYTDKDNKNSRLVIYGGMSGCRLGDLWMLDIDTLTWSKPSLNGIAPLPRSLHSATTISNKMYVFGGWVPLVMDDVKVATHEKEWKCTNTLACLNLDSMAWEHIVMDTLEDNIPRARAGHCAVAINTRLYIWSGRDGYRKAWNNQVCCKDLWYLETEKPPAPARVQLVRANTNSLEVSWGAVSTADSYLLQLQKYDIPAAATAMAPANPVPSVPVNPPKSPAPAAAAPTVQPITHTGITLLPQAASVPQTTATIQVLPTMPGSPIAVSAAHRTQSVPAVLKVGAPQSTMSTPLVTVRPSNQIGKAPMTVTSLPPGVRMVVPAQASQGTAIGSSQPMSGMAALAAAAAATQKIPPSSAPTMLSVPAGTTMMKSVAMSSGANTLPTTVKMASSPIMVSNPATRMLKTAAAQVGTSVSSAANTQTRPIITVHKSGTVTVAQQAQVVTTVVGGVTKTITLVKSPISVPGGSALISNLGKMMSVVQTKPVQTSAITGQASSGPLTQIIQTKGPLPAGTILKLVTSADGKPTTIITTTQAGGTGTKPTILGISSVSPNTTKPGTTTIIKTIPMSAIITQAGATGVTSSAGMKSPITILTTKMVTSGTGTPAKIITAVPKLTTSHGQQGLTQVVLKGAPGQPGTILRTVPMGGVRLVTPVTVSAVKPTVTTLVVKGTTGVTTLGTVTGTVSSSLAGAGAHNTASLATPINTLGTIATLSSQVINPGAITMSAAQTSLTAASGLTTPTITMQPLSQPTQVTLITTPSGVEAQPVHDLPVSILASPTTDQPTTTVTIADSGQGDQPPGTVTLVCSNPPCETHETGTTNTATTTLVNLSSIVQQPGGTLQFVCEGQEPGTFVATTLGQANGNVVRVCSNPPCETHETGTTQTATTAMANIGQTGSVTRVCSNPPCETHETGTTQTPTTATANMGGDEARRVTLICSNPPRETHETGTTPTATTARSNMGKAQQKDCQKAPAKSQPCYTLQTTSTHTVMSVHTDCASTQPEKLIADSSPTCETPDNSTVGVEQPNNTIHLSSITNDTGTTHTPTARSHDTGTTHTPTARSNINTGPSENKEGTANNLPCETRQIVSTKTTMSVKTNFTSSSSNLIEVERGVENILPESSITEQAESNSSTLPCETLTTAKSNLIEQVSPSNVSCETHQTNSSHTTILVSTDLKNTSDQVVNIVCSNPPCETHETGTTSTTTTSRSNISTEQNDNVQRPPCDPTLVPVASQSVGLVQRVCSNPPCETHETHTTNTATTSTSSMGEGQPVPPAQQICSNPPCETHETGTTHTATTVTASMGANQDQPPAANGQAEQDTVPAEAPAQSANINNAASTSPVTVVAAVAASSSPTPSSVPSIALRAVTTVTQSTPMPGPSVPNISSMTEPTSEVQGSDVGSCTEPQEAQLSANILQPHGDMQAEGQPQTMESALPQHSEAELQAAMEAEPSQEPAVTAGQQGVEQLSLPQELMAEGQTTTLMVTGLTPEELAVTAAAEAAAQAAATEEAQALAIQAVLQAAQQAVMVAAGEPMDTSDVAHAEFRHLTPEGTATTIPIVLTQQELAALVQQQQQLQEAQQQQQLQQQQLQQQQLQQQQLQQQQQLQQQHLQQLQQLQQLHHVPTEALAPADSLNDPASESNGLNELTSAVTTAVTLLPSAAAESMAQANTFSAPQPVVIASPAKLQAAAALTEVANGIESKQDSPQQPPKAPLKKENQWFDVGVIKATNMMVTHYYLPADDSTNDDDSGVLPDYTQLKKQELQPGTAYKFRVAAINACGRGPFSEISAFKTCLPGFPGAPCAIKISKSPDGAHLTWEPPSVTSGKIIEYSVYLAIQSSQSAEQKSTTTAQLAFMRVYCGPNPSCLVQSSSLSNAHIDYTTKPAIIFRIAARNEKGYGPATQVRWLQESSKDGSAGKPANKRPVAPSPEIKTAPKKAKSEHP; encoded by the exons CAACAAACCAGTGGTTCATTCCAGCAGTGAGAGGTGACATTCCACCTGGATGTGCTGCCTATGGATTTGTCTGTGATGGGACACGCTTGCTTGTATTTGGAGGAATGGTGGAGTACGGCAAATACAGTAACGATCTCTATGAGTTGCAG GCTAGTAGATGGGAGTGGAAGAGACTGAAGGCCAAAGCACCTAAAAATGGACCTCCTCCATGCCCTCGGCTTGGGCACAGCTTCTCGCTAGTGGGCAGTAAATGTTATCTCTTTGGTGGTTTGGCCAATGACAGCGAGGATcccaaaaacaacattcccaG GTACCTTAATGATCTCTACATACTGGAGCTACGCCCTGGTACCGGAGTTGTAGCTTGGGATATCCCTATAACGTATGGCATACTACCTCCACCCAGGGAATCCCACACAGCTGTTGTATACACAGACAAAGACAACAAGAATTCTCGTTTGGTGATCTATGGGGGAATGAGCGGATGTAGGCTAGGCGATCTCTGGATGTTAGATATTG ACACGTTGACATGGAGTAAACCAAGTTTGAATGGGATTGCACCACTCCCTAGAAGTCTTCATTCTGCGACAACTATAAGCAACAA AATGTATGTCTTTGGAGGATGGGTACCTCTTGTAATGGATGATGTCAAAGTAGCTACACATGAGAAGGAATGGAAATGTACGAACACACTGGCCTGTCTCAATTTGG ACTCTATGGCTTGGGAGCATATAGTCATGGATACTTTAGAGGACAACATACCACGGGCTCGTGCTGGCCACTGTGCGGTTGCCATCAATACTCGTCTTTATATATGGAGTGGACGGGATGGCTACCGCAAAGCCTGGAACAACCAGGTGTGTTGTAAGGATCTGTGGTACCTTGAAACAG AGAAGCCTCCGGCTCCTGCTCGTGTCCAGCTTGTAAGGGCAAACACAAACTCCCTTGAGGTGAGCTGGGGAGCTGTGTCCACTGCAGATAGCTATTTGTTGCAGCTACAGAAGTATGATATACCAGCTGCTGCTACAGCAATGGCACCTGCCAACCCTGTTCCGTCTGTGCCAGTGAATCCGCCCAAGAGCCCTGCTCCAGCAGCAGCTGCACCTACTGTACAACCAATCACCCACACTGGTATCACCCTCCTGCCACAAGCTGCATCTGTGCCTCAAACAACAGCCACAATCCAGGTCTTGCCTACCATGCCAGGGAGCCCAATAGCAGTATCTGCTGCTCATCGCACTCAGT CTGTCCCTGCTGTCCTCAAGGTAGGAGCTCCCCAGTCCACAATGAGCACGCCTCTTGTCACAGTTCGGCCATCTAATCAGATTGGTAAAGCACCGATGACTGTTACTTCGCTTCCTCCTGGAGTCCGTATGGTGGTACCTGCCCAAGCTAGTCAAGGAACT GCCATTGGTAGCAGTCAGCCAATGAGTGGAATGGCTGCCCTTGCTGCAGCTGCAGCAGCCACACAGAAGATCCCTCCCTCATCTGCTCCCACTATGTTAAGTGTTCCGGCTGGAACTACTATGATGAAATCTGTTGCAATGTCCTCTGGAGCCAACACTCTACCAACAACTGTTAAAATGGCATCCTCCCCGATCATG GTGAGTAACCCAGCTACACGTATGCTGAAAACAGCTGCAGCACAAGTGGGAACATCCGTGTCTTCTGCTGCCAATACTCAGACACGTCCTATCATCACCGTGCACAAGTCTGGAACAGTGACTGTTGCCCAGCAAGCACAGGTGGTGACCACAGTAGTAGGCGGAGTCACAAAGACCATCACTCTGGTTAAAAGTCCTATCTCTGTCCCTGGTGGTAGTGCTTTG ATATCAAATCTTGGCAAAATGATGTCTGTTGTGCAAACCAAGCCTGTCCAGACCTCTGCAATCACAGGCCAAGCTTCATCTGGTCCTCTAACGCAGATCATACAG ACAAAGGGTCCCCTTCCTGCAGGAACAATATTGAAACTGGTGACCTCAGCTGATGGCAAACCAACAACAATTATCACCACAACACAAGCAGGCGGGACTGGTACTAAGCCTACCATCCTAGGTATCAGCAGTGTCTCTCCAAACACCACCAAGCCAGGAACCACAACCATCATCAAGACTATCCCAATGTCTGCCATCATCACACAGGCAGGGGCTACTG GTGTAACAAGTAGTGCTGGGATGAAGTCCCCAATTACCATACTCACAACAAAAATGGTGACCTCTGGTACTGGAACACCTGCCAAAATTATTACAGCTGTGCCCAAGCTCACTACCAGCCATGGCCAGCAGGGCCTAACACAG GTGGTGTTAAAGGGAGCTCCAGGCCAACCTGGCACCATCCTTCGAACTGTTCCCATGGGTGGCGTCCGACTAGTCACACCGGTTACCGTATCTGCAGTCAAACCTACAGTCACAACCCTTGTGGTTAAAGGGACAACAG gggttACCACTCTTGGCACTGTTACAGGAACAGTTTCTTCAAGTTTAGCTGGGGCAGGTGCTCATAACACTGCTTCTCTTGCAACTCCTATTAACACCCTGGGCACTATTGCCACCCTCTCCAGTCAAGTGATCAACCCTGGAGCCATAACCATGTCAGCAGCTCAAACATCTCTCACTGCAGCATCCGGTCTTACCACACCCACAATAACCATGCAG CCATTATCTCAACCAACGCAAGTGACGTTAATTACCACCCCTAGTGGCGTTGAAGCCCAACCAGTTCATGATCTTCCAGTGTCTATTTTGGCTTCCCCGACTACTGACCAGCCTACAACCACAGTAACTATAGCAGACTCTGGTCAAGGCGACCAGCCACCTGGCACAGTTACGCTTGTTTGCTCTAACCCCCCATGTGAGACACACGAGACGGGAACCACAAATACTGCCACCACCACCCTTGTGAACCTCAGTAGTATTGTTCAACAACCTGGCGGCACTTTACAGTTTGTTTGTGAAGGTCAGGAGCCAGGCACATTTGTTGCAACTACTTTAGGGCAGGCTAACGGTAATGTTGTGAGGGTGTGCTCCAATCCTCCATGTGAAACTCATGAAACCGGAACAACACAAACTGCAACAACTGCCATGGCCAATATTGGCCAGACAGGAAGTGTTACCAGAGTTTGCTCAAACCCTCCCTGTGAGACACACGAGACAGGAACCACTCAGACGCCAACGACTGCAACGGCTAATATGGGAGGTGACGAAGCAAGGAGAGTGACCCTGATATGTTCTAATCCACCACGTGAGACACACGAAACCGGCACAACTCCAACCGCAACAACTGCTAGATCAAATATGGGAAAAGCGCAACAAAAGGATTGTCAAAAGGCACCTGCAAAAAGCCAACCTTGCTACACTTTACAGACAACCTCTACACATACAGTCATGAGTGTGCACACTGACTGTGCCAGTACGCAGCCTGAAAAATTAATAGCGGACTCAAGTCCAACATGTGAAACCCCAGATAACAGCACAGTAGGAGTTGAACAGCCTAACAATACAATCCATTTGTCCTCTATAACCAATGACACTGGCACCACCCACACACCAACAGCCAGATCCCATGACACTGGCACCACCCACACACCAACAGCCAGATCCAATATTAACACAGGGCCTTCAGAGAACAAGGAAGGGACCGCAAACAATCTTCCATGTGAAACTCGTCAAATTGTATCTACAAAAACTACCATGTCTGTGAAAACAAACTTTACTTCAAGTTCCTCTAACCTTATCGAAGTAGAACGTGGTGTAGAGAACATACTACCTGAATCCTCAATTACTGAGCAAGCAGAGTCAAACTCTTCTACTCTACCGTGTGAGACTCTCACAACCGCCAAATCAAACCTCATTGAGCAGGTCTCTCCGAGTAATGTTTCTTGTGAGACCCACCAGACAAATTCTAGTCACACCACCATATTGGTATCTACAGACTTAAAAAATACATCCGATCAGGTGGTAAATATTGTATGTTCCAACCCTCCTTGTGAGACGCATGAAACTGGCACCACCAGCACCACAACCACATCCAGGTCCAACATTTCTACAGAGCAGAATGACAATGTACAGAGACCACCCTGTGACCCAACTTTGGTGCCTGTGGCATCACAGTCTGTTGGGCTAGTGCAGCGTGTATGCTCCAATCCTCCTTGTGAAACCCATGAGACACACACCACCAATACTGCAACCACATCTACATCTAGCATGGGGGAAGGCCAGCCTGTGCCCCCTGCCCAGCAGATATGCTCCAATCCACCATGTGAAACTCATGAGACTGGAACAACCCACACAGCCACAACTGTTACCGCCAGCATGGGTGCTAATCAAG ATCAACCACCAGCTGCCAATGGACAAGCAGAGCAGGACACTGTCCCTGCAGAGGCACCTGCACAAAGTGCTAACATTAACAATGCAGCTTCAACTTCTCCTGTGACAGTAGTGGCGGCGGTAGCAGCTTCTTCCTCCCCAACACCCTCCTCCGTGCCATCCATCGCTCTCAGAGCAGTGACAACTGTGACACAATCTACTCCTATGCCAGGACCTTCTGTGCCG AACATTTCCTCAATGACAGAACCTACCTCTGAAGTACAAGGGTCAGATGTAGGTTCCTGCACAGAGCCACAGGAAGCCCAGCTGTCTGCAAACATTCTTCAGCCTCACGGGGATATGCAAGCAGAGGGACAGCCACAGACCATGGAGAGTGCCTTGCCACAGCATAGTGAAGCCGAGCTGCAAGCTGCCATGGAGGCAGAACCTAGTCAGGAGCCTGCTGTCACTGCAGGGCAACAAGGAGTAGAGCAGCTTTCTCTTCCACAAGAGCTGATGGCAGAAGGACAGACAACCACACTCATGGTGACAGGGCTGACACCGGAGGAGTTGGCAGTAACTGCTGCTGCAGAAGCTGCCGCACAAGCAGCAGCTACAGAAGAGGCCCAAGCCCTGGCAATTCAGGCTGTCCTACAAGCTGCACAGCAGGCAGTGATGG TAGCAGCCGGAGAACCCATGGACACCTCTGATGTAGCCCATGCAGAGTTTCGTCACCTGACGCCGGAAGGCACTGCAACAACTATTCCGATTGTACTAACCCAGCAGGAATTGGCAGCTCTGGTACAGCAGCAACAGCAATTGCAGGAAGCTCAACAGCAGCAGCAATTGCAGCAACAACAGCTTCAGCAGCAGCAACTTCAACAACAACAGTTGCAGCAGCAGCAACAGCTGCAACAGCAGCACCTGCAGCAACTCCAGCAGCTGCAGCAATTGCACCATGTGCCTACTGAAGCACTGGCACCGGCTGACAGTCTTAATGACCCTGCCAGTGAGAGTAATGGCCTCAATGAACTTACCAGTGCAGTGACCACCGCAGTGACACTTCTGCCTTCTGCAGCCGCTGAGA GCATGGCCCAAGCGAACACCTTCAGCGCCCCACAGCCTGTGGTAATTGCCAGCCCTGCTAAGCTTCAAGCGGCAGCAGCTCTTACAGAGGTAGCCAACGGTATTGAATCG AAACAGGATTCTCCGCAGCAGCCGCCAAAGGCTCCGTTAAAGAAGGAAAATCAGTGGTTTGATGTTGGAGTAATAAAAGCCACAAATATGATGGTGACACATTATTATCTGCCTGCTGATGACTCCACCAACGAC gatgATTCTGGTGTCCTTCCAGATTACACTCAGTTAAAGAAACAAGAGTTGCAGCCTGGGACAGCATATAAATTCAGAGTTGCAGCAATAAACGCTTGTGGTCGTGGACCTTTCAGTGAGATTTCTGCCTTTAAGACCTGCCTGCCCGGCTTCCCAGGTGCACCCTGTGCCATAAAGATCAGcaag